The following nucleotide sequence is from Bactrocera oleae isolate idBacOlea1 chromosome 2, idBacOlea1, whole genome shotgun sequence.
TTTCAAAAACCGTCCTGGCCTCTGTTTTATCTTCAGTATTGgggaattttgcaaaaatatgttTGCCATATGCACCCATAATAACAGCACTTGCGCCACATAAACCTGCTAAACGTACGAAATTATATTGCCTGCCAGCCAACTCCCACAATGGTAAACGCACAGGTGGCGGTGGAGGTGCAGATAAATTTGCCTTCGGTGCCGGCAATTTGCGTGGTAAAAGCGCTTCCTAAGCATTAAATTGAACgcgtttaataaaaataatttagagaGTGAAAGGAAACAATGTCTTGCACAACTTACTGTGCTTTTAATTACACCCGCCGCAGTCGATAATAGCGCTTGGCTAATTGGATTGCCAAAAATTAGATAACCAACAGAATCTCCCAATGAAGACATTTTTTGTTACGACTTTGTATCTTTTGTTTACAATGTCGGCAAATATTGAAGTAAATAACTAATTGATAAGCCGCTGTTGTCGCGGTCTGTTATTGCGAAAATTCAATACACTTCTTTGTACGGTATGTGTGGGAACAAGACACAGGGTGCTTGTGAAGATTTGGTctgaatgtaaaaaaaaagtagcaTAATTCCTATATATAATTATCAACAAACTTtctatatgaaattttattaatcatCAATGGCTTTGTATGATATATTGTGTATACTTGAAAGTCGTAATTTCACTGAAATTACTCGCACTTTGCCGTTAGAGAGAAATGATGTAGCATTTTCATGAAACTAAATCCTgtaggttataaaaaaaaaaaactatttgggACTCCTATCAACTTGAAGCAACTAAAACTAAGGCTaaattgtgtacatatgtatatatgtgcagtttttttattcaattgtaCTAAGGAGCGGGAAGCGGCactttatacacacatacacactttttCAATTCCGGTTCGAATTCAATTTCAGTTTCATAATGTTCTGCAACAACATTTGATAATAAG
It contains:
- the LOC106616639 gene encoding transmembrane protein 256 homolog is translated as MSSLGDSVGYLIFGNPISQALLSTAAGVIKSTEALLPRKLPAPKANLSAPPPPPVRLPLWELAGRQYNFVRLAGLCGASAVIMGAYGKHIFAKFPNTEDKTEARTVFETANRFHFLHSFALLAMPLVRKPLLTGSLMAVGTILFSGVLYHRALTGNRTYIPVATCGGFCLIMAWLSLMF